The following proteins are co-located in the Nitrospinota bacterium genome:
- a CDS encoding type II secretion system F family protein has protein sequence MPRFAYKARGHGGAPHSGGIDADSKPAAARLLIGQGLVPSAIEEMRDGGFVASDALRRRFDKVKPEELVLFTSQLGTLFRAGIPLVDCLSGLIEQADGGAFRRALEAVRKSVTDGAALHEALARHPAIFSETCVNMVMAGELSGTLDESLNRLTQLLERRDAAEKRIAEVMRYPKIVAGALFIAVTVLMIFVVPRFTEFFEKGKLALPLPTRILIAVSHGFQHYWLTGAILVAAAALAFRWYTGTQEGRYRWHGFVLRAPVFGDIFLKLTMGQFCQALANLIRSGIPALQAIEVAGRTAGNVFLMKIFDEVAASVREGGGLAAPLGRHRIVPPIAVRMIAAGEGSGALDEMLIKVADYFDREAERKIRLLSSLIEPVLIVLLGGIVLFVALSIFLPMWDMTKLARPLH, from the coding sequence ATGCCCCGCTTCGCCTATAAAGCGCGCGGCCACGGCGGCGCGCCGCATAGCGGCGGTATCGACGCCGACAGCAAACCCGCCGCCGCGCGGCTGCTCATTGGGCAGGGGCTTGTTCCGTCCGCCATCGAAGAGATGCGGGATGGGGGATTTGTGGCTTCCGATGCGTTGCGGCGGCGGTTCGATAAAGTGAAGCCGGAGGAACTGGTACTTTTTACCAGCCAGCTTGGCACGCTTTTCCGCGCCGGCATCCCGCTGGTGGATTGCCTTTCCGGCCTCATTGAACAGGCCGATGGCGGCGCGTTCCGGCGGGCGCTGGAAGCTGTGCGCAAATCGGTTACGGATGGCGCCGCGCTGCACGAGGCGTTGGCGCGGCACCCGGCCATTTTTTCGGAAACCTGCGTGAACATGGTGATGGCCGGCGAACTCTCCGGCACACTGGACGAATCGCTCAACCGGCTCACGCAATTGCTGGAGCGGCGGGACGCCGCCGAAAAACGGATCGCGGAAGTGATGCGCTATCCAAAAATCGTCGCGGGCGCGCTGTTCATCGCTGTGACGGTCTTGATGATCTTCGTGGTTCCCCGCTTTACCGAGTTTTTCGAGAAGGGAAAACTGGCGCTGCCCCTCCCCACACGCATTCTTATTGCCGTCAGTCACGGCTTTCAACACTACTGGCTGACGGGGGCGATTCTGGTTGCCGCCGCCGCGCTTGCTTTCAGATGGTATACCGGCACGCAAGAAGGCCGTTACCGCTGGCACGGCTTTGTGTTGCGCGCTCCCGTTTTTGGAGACATTTTCCTGAAGCTGACAATGGGGCAGTTCTGTCAGGCATTGGCGAACCTCATCCGCTCCGGCATTCCCGCGTTGCAGGCCATCGAGGTGGCGGGGCGGACGGCGGGGAACGTCTTTCTGATGAAAATATTTGACGAGGTGGCGGCAAGCGTCCGCGAAGGGGGCGGGCTGGCGGCTCCGCTTGGGCGGCACCGCATCGTGCCCCCGATTGCGGTGCGGATGATAGCGGCGGGGGAAGGCTCCGGCGCACTGGACGAAATGCTGATTAAGGTGGCCGATTATTTCGACCGCGAGGCGGAACGTAAGATACGGTTGCTCTCCTCGCTGATTGAGCCTGTGCTGATTGTGTTGCTCGGCGGCATCGTGTTGTTTGTCGCGCTCTCCATCTTCCTGCCGATGTGGGATATGACCAAGCTCGCCCGCCCCCTCCACTGA
- the tadA gene encoding Flp pilus assembly complex ATPase component TadA, with protein sequence MAVREKRKLGDLLVEAGALSAAQLKAALERQRHTRKKLGEAIIDLELLTEEAILQTLARQLRIDLVDLDALEPDFDILKKIPEATARKYALLPLGRAGNHVHIAMADPLNIFAIDEIAIKLEAEVKVSIAREGQIAAAITRHYGVTSSIREALRSVQGAEEVREEAAVPYLSAVPREAAPVAKLLETIVRQAARDRASDIHIEPDEEDVKIRTRIDGVLFANAPVPKALQAALISRAKVLGRMDIAESRLPQDGRFQMEHEGREIECRVSAFPTIHGENVVMRILRKDAALTKLEDTGLRGATLERALGMFRAPFGIIVVTGPTGSGKTTTLYAALNRLNTVERHIITIEDPVEYRVPGVRQAQVNPKAGLTFASSMRSILRQDPDVIMVGEIRDRETAEIAMQAAMTGHLVLSTLHANDAPGAVVRLVDIGIEPYMISSALAGAIAQRLVRRVCSGCAGAGCMECRKSGYAGRIGIFEALVLDEPARALVNGRASASALREYAVQHLGMETMRRDGVEKTKRGITTAAEVNRVTADC encoded by the coding sequence ATGGCTGTACGGGAGAAGCGCAAGCTGGGCGACCTGCTGGTCGAGGCGGGGGCGCTTTCCGCCGCGCAGCTCAAGGCGGCGCTGGAACGGCAGCGGCACACCCGCAAAAAACTGGGCGAAGCGATCATAGACCTGGAGTTGCTCACCGAAGAGGCGATTCTGCAAACGCTCGCGCGCCAGCTCCGCATCGATCTGGTCGATCTCGACGCGTTGGAGCCGGATTTCGATATCCTCAAAAAAATACCGGAGGCGACCGCCCGCAAATACGCGTTGCTGCCGCTTGGCCGCGCGGGCAATCACGTGCATATCGCGATGGCCGACCCGCTCAACATCTTCGCCATAGACGAGATAGCGATAAAGCTGGAGGCGGAAGTGAAGGTCTCCATCGCGCGTGAAGGGCAGATTGCCGCCGCCATCACGCGGCATTACGGCGTCACCAGTTCCATCCGCGAGGCGCTTCGCAGCGTGCAAGGCGCCGAAGAAGTGCGCGAAGAGGCCGCCGTTCCGTATTTGTCGGCGGTTCCGCGGGAGGCCGCGCCGGTGGCGAAATTGCTGGAGACCATCGTCCGGCAGGCGGCGCGGGACCGCGCCAGCGACATCCACATCGAGCCGGACGAGGAGGATGTGAAGATACGCACGCGCATCGACGGCGTGCTTTTCGCCAACGCTCCGGTGCCGAAGGCGCTGCAGGCGGCGCTCATCAGCCGCGCGAAGGTTTTGGGGCGGATGGATATCGCCGAATCGCGCCTGCCGCAGGACGGCCGCTTTCAGATGGAGCACGAGGGGCGCGAGATCGAATGCCGCGTGAGCGCTTTCCCCACCATCCACGGCGAAAACGTGGTGATGCGGATACTGCGGAAGGACGCCGCGCTGACGAAGCTGGAGGATACCGGTCTGCGCGGCGCAACGCTTGAGCGGGCGCTCGGCATGTTCCGCGCGCCGTTCGGCATCATCGTGGTCACCGGCCCCACCGGTAGCGGCAAGACCACCACGCTCTACGCCGCGCTCAACCGCCTCAATACCGTCGAACGCCACATCATAACCATTGAAGACCCGGTGGAGTACCGCGTTCCCGGCGTCCGCCAGGCGCAGGTGAATCCGAAGGCGGGGCTTACCTTCGCCTCTTCCATGCGCTCCATTCTGCGGCAGGATCCCGACGTGATCATGGTCGGCGAAATCCGCGACCGCGAGACCGCCGAGATCGCCATGCAGGCGGCGATGACCGGCCACCTCGTCCTCTCAACCCTGCATGCCAACGACGCTCCCGGCGCGGTGGTGCGCCTCGTAGACATCGGCATCGAGCCGTACATGATCTCTTCCGCGCTGGCGGGGGCCATCGCCCAGCGGCTGGTGCGGCGCGTCTGTTCCGGCTGCGCGGGAGCGGGCTGCATGGAATGCCGCAAGAGCGGCTATGCCGGGCGGATCGGGATATTCGAAGCGCTTGTGCTGGACGAACCGGCCCGCGCGCTGGTGAACGGCCGCGCATCCGCGTCGGCGCTGCGGGAATACGCCGTGCAACATCTCGGCATGGAGACCATGCGGCGGGACGGCGTGGAAAAGACGAAGCGGGGGATTACCACCGCCGCGGAAGTGAACCGTGTCACGGCGGATTGCTGA
- a CDS encoding BrnT family toxin, protein MDVLEHADGFERDAGNSAKSWGKHKVSQLECEEVFFNDPLAIMEDEKHSSGEKRCGALGKTGMGRKLFVVFTIRNRKIRVISARDMSRKERAVYEEAERNSKI, encoded by the coding sequence ATGGATGTGCTGGAACATGCGGATGGTTTTGAGCGGGACGCCGGCAACAGCGCCAAAAGCTGGGGTAAGCATAAAGTTTCACAGCTTGAATGTGAGGAAGTATTTTTTAACGATCCGCTGGCCATCATGGAGGATGAAAAACATTCTTCCGGGGAGAAGCGGTGCGGCGCGCTTGGAAAGACCGGAATGGGCAGAAAGCTTTTTGTGGTTTTCACCATCCGGAACCGTAAAATCCGGGTTATATCGGCACGGGACATGAGCCGCAAGGAAAGGGCCGTTTATGAAGAAGCTGAAAGAAATTCCAAAATTTAA
- a CDS encoding BrnA antitoxin family protein, which yields MKKLKEIPKFKSEAEERKFWQKHDSTDYLDWSKAKRITFPNLKPSTKAISIRLPESLLVRIKVLANKRDIPYQSLIKNVLSEEFEHRPKTGK from the coding sequence ATGAAGAAGCTGAAAGAAATTCCAAAATTTAAAAGCGAAGCGGAAGAGCGAAAGTTCTGGCAAAAGCATGACTCCACCGATTATCTCGACTGGAGCAAGGCGAAAAGGATTACTTTTCCGAACTTAAAGCCCTCAACCAAGGCCATTTCCATCAGACTGCCCGAATCACTCTTGGTGCGCATAAAAGTTCTCGCCAACAAAAGGGACATCCCTTATCAATCGCTTATTAAGAACGTACTTTCCGAGGAATTTGAGCATCGCCCCAAAACGGGCAAATAA
- a CDS encoding nucleotidyltransferase domain-containing protein — protein sequence MSKDEVLRIVRELHGHLDVIYGDRLKGVYLYGSYARGDARDESDIDVAVVLAGEVKSGGEIDRTGDIVSDICLREDCLILTVFISEQELRERPFAVLRNIAAEGIPA from the coding sequence ATGAGCAAGGATGAAGTATTGCGGATTGTCCGTGAGCTTCACGGTCATCTTGACGTTATCTATGGCGACCGCCTTAAAGGGGTGTACCTGTACGGCTCCTATGCGCGCGGCGACGCGCGGGACGAGAGTGATATCGACGTGGCGGTGGTGCTGGCGGGAGAGGTGAAGAGCGGGGGGGAAATAGATAGGACGGGCGATATTGTTTCGGATATTTGCCTGCGCGAAGATTGCCTTATTTTGACCGTGTTTATTTCCGAACAGGAGTTGCGGGAAAGGCCCTTCGCCGTTCTTCGCAATATCGCGGCGGAAGGCATCCCCGCGTGA
- a CDS encoding class I SAM-dependent methyltransferase, which produces MIKRHIAKWNRAAAGLESVGEGVERRYGHLKRELFGKARGQTLLAAAGTGLDFQHLPEGLHVTAVDFSPVMLAYAKPRAEEYRGALRLARGDMQRLPFRDASFDSAVTACTFCSIPDPLLGLRELHRVLKPGGRLLMFEHVRAGNPLLGFFMDVMTPFSGYFGPDMNRRTGETVQRAGFIIEREFNVYLDVVKMFECVKKLP; this is translated from the coding sequence GTGATTAAGCGGCATATCGCCAAGTGGAACCGGGCCGCCGCCGGCCTGGAATCGGTGGGGGAGGGGGTGGAGCGCCGCTACGGCCACCTTAAGCGCGAACTGTTCGGCAAGGCGCGGGGACAAACGCTGCTGGCCGCCGCCGGAACCGGGCTTGATTTCCAGCATCTCCCCGAAGGGCTGCATGTCACCGCCGTTGATTTTTCGCCTGTGATGCTTGCGTACGCAAAGCCGCGCGCGGAGGAATATCGCGGCGCGTTGAGGCTGGCGCGGGGGGATATGCAGCGGCTTCCGTTCCGCGATGCGTCGTTCGACAGCGCCGTTACCGCCTGCACCTTCTGCTCCATCCCCGACCCGTTGCTGGGGTTGCGCGAGCTGCACCGGGTGCTCAAGCCCGGCGGGCGGCTGCTGATGTTCGAGCACGTGCGGGCCGGCAATCCGCTGTTGGGGTTTTTCATGGATGTGATGACCCCCTTCTCCGGCTATTTCGGTCCGGATATGAACCGCCGGACGGGCGAGACCGTCCAACGGGCGGGATTCATCATCGAGCGCGAGTTCAATGTCTACCTCGACGTGGTGAAGATGTTCGAGTGCGTGAAAAAACTCCCCTAA
- a CDS encoding NYN domain-containing protein, with translation MEHKKTAIRHYDRKILEHQTVGIFVDAENVEMSGLNVYKGRTDYKKLIQSISSGRRVIRIIYYKPVHKEISEDFKKFWYDQGGEIKRPLKNADSFLTIDAVTLADKMDVIVIVGGDKDYMPLLWYVKSRGCKTEVWSYPETTSATLQETADFFYPIDESFIIKDASRRRAARPEKDKPEIKEKEKEREKPKA, from the coding sequence ATGGAACACAAGAAAACCGCCATCAGGCACTATGACCGCAAGATTCTTGAGCACCAGACGGTTGGGATATTCGTCGACGCGGAAAACGTCGAGATGTCCGGCCTCAACGTGTATAAGGGGCGCACCGATTACAAGAAGCTGATTCAGTCCATTAGCAGCGGCCGCCGGGTTATCCGGATTATCTATTACAAGCCGGTGCACAAGGAAATCAGCGAGGACTTTAAAAAATTCTGGTACGACCAGGGGGGAGAAATAAAGCGTCCGCTGAAAAACGCCGACTCGTTCCTGACCATTGATGCCGTGACGCTGGCCGACAAGATGGACGTCATCGTGATCGTGGGGGGGGACAAGGACTACATGCCGCTGCTGTGGTATGTGAAATCGCGCGGGTGCAAGACCGAGGTCTGGAGCTATCCCGAAACCACTTCCGCCACGCTGCAGGAGACCGCCGATTTCTTTTATCCGATCGACGAATCGTTCATCATCAAGGACGCGTCGCGCCGCCGCGCCGCCAGGCCGGAAAAAGACAAGCCGGAAATCAAAGAGAAAGAGAAGGAACGGGAAAAGCCCAAGGCGTAG
- a CDS encoding zinc ribbon domain-containing protein, with protein sequence MPIYEYRHKQKPGGCKDPFEAFAAIKDGALTECPVCGAPVERILSTFTGKANIFADSNLKEKGFTKLVKNGSGGYRKV encoded by the coding sequence ATGCCCATTTACGAATACAGACACAAACAGAAGCCGGGAGGCTGCAAAGACCCCTTCGAGGCGTTCGCCGCCATCAAGGATGGCGCGCTGACCGAGTGCCCCGTCTGCGGCGCGCCGGTTGAGCGGATTCTTTCCACCTTCACCGGCAAGGCCAACATCTTTGCCGACAGCAACCTGAAGGAAAAAGGCTTCACCAAGCTGGTGAAGAATGGCTCCGGAGGCTATCGCAAGGTGTAA